The Salvia miltiorrhiza cultivar Shanhuang (shh) chromosome 1, IMPLAD_Smil_shh, whole genome shotgun sequence genome has a window encoding:
- the LOC131014173 gene encoding uncharacterized protein LOC131014173, giving the protein MCDKWWGRSNFDWAVRESEGRSGGILSVWSKDKFVATSKWNVTGAVIVNGIWLQGDLHCCFVNVYAPMGTTEKESLWDTLQLIALQNKDSCLCFLGDFNAVRDPGERVGKGAVFNQADARSFDTFIRQSNLLEIRTQGRKFTWYQPGGGCKSKLDRFMVNEKWMQEWPDTVGRGLQRSVSDHCPIFLTTKTKNWGPKPFRFLNSWLSHPDFYALVRKSWDEAKIEGWSCFVFKEKLKLVKSALKEWNLRIYGNIEHGLTDLKDELQELDIFDDTFGLEESETIRRNELRAKIFLKSKEKWLDVGGYWIEDPKNIKENVKTFFENHFKKTPRVLPMIPGDFTARRVSAENNAELIKKFSESEIKEAIWSCDGDKSPGPDGFNLKFWKASWEIIKKDFLKVLANRMKQVMDSVISDNQSAFIGGRYILDGVVVLNEAIAEATKKRKGRIIFKVDFAKAYDSVE; this is encoded by the exons ATGTGTGATAAGTGGTGGGGGAGGAGTAATTTTGATTGGGCTGTGAGGGAGTCAGAAGGCAGATCGGGTGGAATACTATCGGTCTGGAGTAAGGATAAGTTTGTGGCAACTAGTAAATGGAACGTGACGGGGGCTGTTATTGTTAATGGGATTTGGCTACAAGGAGACCTGCATTGTTGTTTTGTTAATGTGTATGCGCCCATGGGAACCACCGAAAAGGAATCTTTGTGGGATACATTACAGCTCATTGCTCTTCAAAACAAAGACTCTTGCCTGTGTTTTCTTGGCGATTTCAACGCAGTGCGTGATCCGGGAGAAAGGGTGGGGAAAGGTGCTGTCTTTAATCAAGCAGATGCAAGGTCTTTTGACACTTTTATTAGGCAAAGTAATCTGCTGGAAATCAGAACACAGGGGAGAAAGTTTACGTGGTATCAACCTGGTGGAGGATGTAAGAGCAAACTAGACAGATTTATGGTCAACGAGAAATGGATGCAGGAATGGCCGGACACAGTCGGAAGGGGGCTTCAGAGATCAGTGTCGGATCATTGTCCGATCTTCCTGACTACAAAAACCAAGAACTGGGGACCcaaaccttttaggttcctCAATTCTTGGCTCTCCCACCCAGATTTTTACGCGTTGGTAAGGAAATCTTGGGATGAAGCTAAAATTGAAGGATGGAGCTGCTTTGTGttcaaagagaaattgaaattggtgaaGAGTGCGTTGAAAGAGTGGAATCTGAGGATTTATGGCAACATTGAGCACGGATTGACAGATCTTAAGGATGAACTTCAGGAGCTGGACATTTTTGATGACACCTTTGGTCTTGAGGAGAGTGAGACAATCAGGAGAAATGAATTACGAGCAAAGATTTTccttaaatccaaagaaaaat GGCTTGATGTTGGGGGCTACTGGATCGAGGATCCAAAGAACATTAAGGAGAACGTCAAAACGTTCTTCGAGAATCACTTCAAGAAGACGCCGCGCGTCCTACCTATGATACCGGGAGATTTCACTGCTCGGCGAGTTTCTGCAGAGAATAATGCGGAGCTGATCAAAAAATTTTCAGAATCAGAAATTAAAGAGGCCATTTGGAGCTGTGACGGTGACAAGAGCCCAGGACCGGATGGTTTTAACCTCAAGTTCTGGAAAGCGTCATGGGAGATTATcaagaaagattttttaaag GTTTTGGCGAATAGGATGAAACAGGTCATGGATTCAGTTATTTCGGATAATCAGAGTGCTTTCATTGGCGGCCGTTACATCCTTGATGGGGTCGTGGTTCTAAATGAAGCAATCGCGGAGGCTACTAAGAAGAGAAAAGGGAGGATTATCTTCAAGGTGGATTTCGCGAAAGCATATGACTCCGTCga GTAA